In Candidatus Binatia bacterium, the genomic window AAACGATGAGAGAGACCCAGAGCAAATCCAGACCGGTCGTGACCAGAGCCAGTTTGGCGACAGGGACGGCCTCCGTTCTCAGCAGGTAGAGGAGCAGCAGCGAGTAAAGGGAAAAGGAAGCCAGAGAGACTTGGGAAAGGAGCGGAAAGTGCGCGATTCTTTCAGGGTTAAGCTGAACAACCAAGACAGCGGCGACTGAGAAGCCCAATCGGAGCCACGCCAAGGTTTTTTCTTTCTGGAGCAGCCAATGATCTTGCGGATTCATTGTGGTTGCCGATAAGTGCCGCGCCTACGATCGATTGAAATCACCTGCCGGAAGCTTTATTTTTTATAATTCCGCTTGTCGGCCATAGGTCCATGGGGCGGTTCATGATCAGCAGCGCGGCCTTGAAGCGATTGTTGACCTTGAGCTTGTCGAAAATGTTCGTCAGGTGAGTCTTCACAGTTTTTTCGCTGATAAAAATTTTCTTGCCGATCTCCTCATTGGTCAAGCCCTCGGCGACGAGATGAAGAATTTCCAGCTCTCGTTTCGTCAACGTGTTGATAGACTTAGGAGCTTGTACGCTGACGGCGGCTCCATGTTGGGCTTGAGCGATCTCCTCGAATGCTTCCGCCGATGGCGTCTCCTTGTCGATCCAAAGACCCCCGCCGTGCGCGGTTTTGATTGCCTGCAATAACGTGGATGAGGAAACCCCTTTCATGACGTATCCTTTAGCTCCACCTTTAGCCGCATTGAGAATATTCTCGTCTTCTGAATAGGCGGTGAGGATGATTACTTTTGTGGAAGGATTTCTTTCGTTCACATCCAGTAGCGTTTGGACCACGTCGCCCTTGGGCATTTTGAGGTCCAGGAGCAAAACATCAGGTTTCGTGCGTTCCACCACTTTCGCGATCTCGTCGCCGCGAGAGGCCTCTCCCACGACGAGCACATCTCTTTCCAACGATAGAATCCGCCTGAGCCCTTCCCGGAAAAGCGCGTGGTCGTCCGCTAACACGACTTTGATAGGTCCCATTTTCTAAGCCTCGAAACCGACCGTAAAATACCTGATTTTCTAGCTCAAGCCAAGTTTCCGGACTATTGCACAATTTACGACGAACAGCTACGACTCAAGTCCTACATTGATTTCAAAAGCGCTAGGTACGCGTAGAAAAATCCTACCTAAAGAGTATTGCGAAAGTGGTCCCCTGTCGATTAGCTTCTACGCACAGTAATTTAATCTTCATCCATGATTTGATCATATTATAAGGAGGATCGTCGATCCATGAGAAGCAATTGGCTGTTGTTGATAATTTCATCCATTTCATTGTCTCTGGTTCTTGGCGCGCCGGCATCGGGCCAAGAAAAGAAGGAAGAAAAGAAAGAAGAAAAAAAGGAAGAGAAGGCAAAGGCCGAGAAGGCGAAGGGCGA contains:
- a CDS encoding response regulator transcription factor, which encodes MGPIKVVLADDHALFREGLRRILSLERDVLVVGEASRGDEIAKVVERTKPDVLLLDLKMPKGDVVQTLLDVNERNPSTKVIILTAYSEDENILNAAKGGAKGYVMKGVSSSTLLQAIKTAHGGGLWIDKETPSAEAFEEIAQAQHGAAVSVQAPKSINTLTKRELEILHLVAEGLTNEEIGKKIFISEKTVKTHLTNIFDKLKVNNRFKAALLIMNRPMDLWPTSGIIKNKASGR